One Clostridiales bacterium genomic window carries:
- the pilM gene encoding pilus assembly protein PilM: MFGKNVLALDIGSKFIKAVYGSSLKSGADVKEYAMLGTPRAAVYDGCINDIKSITEVISGFMKGKSIKANSMITGIGGKDIVTRHIELPHMTEKQVKKAARLEIQQYLPINTDEYAIDSKTIEKGETSNGKMLDVLVAAVPKKKVEGYMALAKGLGLKLKFIDLFADSISRIFAGSGEFAENKTIATADMGYNSISVTLIQNGNLFLERQIDTGDFGTYTADCSAKYLADQLIDNMMKVINFYISNSYNRKIDSIYLYGEGAGIKGMADYIKRNTRSDVKLLGPELLHGIRGIDEGLKEKLYLYINCISLLLRRN; this comes from the coding sequence TTGTTTGGGAAAAATGTTCTTGCACTGGATATAGGAAGCAAATTTATAAAAGCCGTATATGGCAGCAGTTTAAAAAGCGGGGCTGACGTTAAAGAATATGCCATGCTTGGTACCCCGAGGGCTGCGGTATATGATGGATGCATTAACGATATAAAAAGCATTACCGAAGTAATTTCGGGTTTTATGAAGGGAAAAAGTATAAAGGCAAACAGTATGATTACAGGCATAGGCGGAAAGGATATTGTGACCAGACATATTGAACTTCCTCATATGACTGAAAAACAGGTCAAAAAAGCAGCAAGACTCGAGATACAGCAATATCTTCCGATAAATACCGATGAATACGCAATAGATTCCAAAACAATTGAAAAGGGCGAAACATCAAACGGTAAGATGCTCGATGTTTTAGTCGCTGCAGTACCCAAGAAAAAGGTCGAAGGATATATGGCGCTTGCAAAAGGCCTTGGCCTTAAACTTAAGTTCATAGATCTTTTTGCGGACAGCATATCAAGAATTTTTGCGGGCAGCGGGGAATTTGCTGAAAATAAAACAATTGCCACGGCAGATATGGGTTATAATTCAATATCAGTTACACTTATACAAAATGGGAACCTATTTCTTGAAAGGCAGATCGATACAGGTGATTTTGGCACCTACACCGCCGATTGCAGTGCTAAATATTTGGCAGACCAATTGATAGATAACATGATGAAGGTTATCAATTTTTATATTTCAAACAGTTATAACAGGAAAATTGATTCTATATATTTGTATGGCGAAGGCGCGGGCATAAAAGGCATGGCAGATTATATTAAAAGAAACACAAGATCAGATGTAAAGCTACTTGGTCCGGAACTTCTCCATGGTATAAGAGGAATCGATGAAGGGCTTAAAGAAAAGCTCTATCTATATATCAACTGCATAAGCTTGCTTTTAAGGAGGAATTGA
- a CDS encoding pilus assembly PilX N-terminal domain-containing protein has protein sequence MKNNKGSALILVLILMSVITILAVSLTGVTLSEVLMSRIYQDSKAASYIAEAGMERAVPMLEHGIKEIIHDSLNDENSILRKVINNAIQSASSSDADSEEAIKDSIYSYIDANEADGILANIMQNYIQGDFKEQIDSESDTESSGTDAYDFTLRNKIKTYYKITINNPNTIYQDKKINVSSKGYYGKSVKKINASYKIPELNDILKFDADLNPYIDLDEYSLNAISIH, from the coding sequence TTGAAAAATAACAAGGGTTCTGCCCTCATACTTGTTTTAATACTGATGTCCGTAATAACAATACTCGCGGTTTCCCTCACAGGCGTAACTTTGAGTGAGGTCTTAATGTCTAGAATATATCAGGATTCCAAAGCTGCCTCATATATCGCCGAAGCCGGTATGGAAAGGGCTGTACCAATGCTTGAGCATGGGATTAAAGAGATAATCCATGATTCTTTAAATGACGAAAACTCTATTTTAAGGAAGGTCATAAACAATGCCATACAAAGTGCCTCATCTTCAGATGCCGATTCGGAGGAGGCAATAAAAGACAGTATTTATTCATACATCGATGCAAATGAAGCTGATGGTATTTTAGCAAATATAATGCAGAATTATATACAGGGAGACTTCAAAGAGCAGATTGATTCAGAAAGCGATACTGAAAGTAGCGGCACAGATGCATACGATTTTACATTGCGGAACAAGATCAAGACGTATTATAAAATTACCATAAATAATCCAAATACTATCTATCAGGATAAAAAAATAAATGTATCATCGAAAGGATACTATGGGAAATCGGTCAAGAAGATAAATGCATCATATAAAATTCCCGAATTAAATGATATATTGAAATTCGATGCAGATTTGAATCCTTATATCGATCTTGATGAATATTCTTTAAATGCCATATCCATCCATTGA
- a CDS encoding type II secretion system protein, translating to MKTNRGFTLIELIVALAIMAIVGVTVEGIFSSSINSYKKDNSNWRIQQDARHAMDEIQMEVKMSSPDMVSVVDLKEDGLQKSILEIRKKESNTEYTCVTVKWVYDSQSKKILSRIKYSETYDNKGKLVSKYEKGRNKIINNIDDILFEYKYPETGDSILTINIRTKDDDAGTSFNMLQAVYPRLEN from the coding sequence ATGAAAACAAACAGAGGTTTCACACTTATAGAATTAATAGTTGCCCTTGCCATAATGGCCATAGTGGGCGTTACTGTTGAAGGTATTTTTTCAAGCTCTATAAACTCATATAAAAAGGATAACTCGAACTGGCGGATACAGCAGGATGCGCGGCATGCCATGGATGAAATACAAATGGAAGTAAAGATGTCAAGCCCCGATATGGTGAGTGTCGTCGATTTAAAAGAGGACGGGTTGCAGAAATCCATACTTGAAATAAGAAAAAAGGAATCGAATACCGAATATACATGTGTGACTGTGAAATGGGTATATGATTCACAGAGCAAAAAAATATTAAGCAGAATCAAATATAGCGAGACATATGATAATAAAGGCAAATTGGTTTCAAAATATGAAAAAGGAAGAAATAAAATAATAAATAATATCGACGATATTTTGTTCGAATATAAATATCCGGAAACGGGAGACAGCATCCTGACCATAAACATCAGAACAAAAGATGATGATGCAGGTACGAGCTTTAATATGCTCCAGGCTGTATATCCAAGGCTTGAAAATTGA
- a CDS encoding type II secretion system protein, with translation MKSFNKGFTLIELVVSIAILGIIAVPLMGLFSVSFNNNMIAKRRTETVSIAESAMEIYKSDKGIGAVESKDVTPGQNGYTTVFYFYYNSHDGTNLIDCLKPDNAVRKINRYVDEDFAAVNSYADKKYNYAIKIVLDLKEHDEVVEINVMVWNRVDKDAGKVNFISLRSGS, from the coding sequence TTGAAATCGTTTAATAAGGGGTTTACATTGATAGAACTTGTGGTTTCTATAGCTATACTCGGAATTATAGCAGTGCCTTTGATGGGGCTTTTTTCTGTTTCCTTCAACAATAACATGATCGCGAAGAGGCGGACTGAAACCGTATCGATCGCCGAAAGCGCCATGGAAATTTACAAAAGCGATAAGGGTATAGGTGCAGTTGAATCAAAAGATGTGACTCCCGGACAGAATGGCTATACGACGGTATTTTACTTTTATTATAATTCACACGATGGGACAAACTTAATCGATTGCTTGAAGCCTGATAATGCTGTCCGAAAAATCAACCGTTATGTAGATGAAGATTTTGCGGCGGTAAATTCGTACGCTGATAAAAAATATAATTATGCAATAAAGATAGTTTTAGATTTAAAAGAGCATGATGAGGTTGTAGAGATTAACGTTATGGTTTGGAACAGGGTAGACAAAGACGCAGGCAAGGTAAATTTTATTTCATTGAGGAGCGGCAGCTAA
- a CDS encoding prepilin-type N-terminal cleavage/methylation domain-containing protein: MKKGVTLIELTVCIAIIGVLSAMAVPCIGSMQRSSLDLSTIELLSDIRLCRQKAMDEDSIYHIFFDSVNKDYMIYSYKDMNNCIVKIKKLPNGINFDKSKSSYRNNKISFNAIGKPLPHPCTITLKNSFGQHRSITIAIATDYIGIKNE, encoded by the coding sequence ATGAAAAAAGGCGTCACATTGATTGAGCTTACGGTATGCATTGCAATCATCGGGGTTCTATCGGCAATGGCTGTGCCCTGCATAGGCAGCATGCAAAGATCCAGCCTTGATTTATCCACAATTGAATTATTGTCGGACATAAGGTTGTGCCGCCAGAAGGCGATGGATGAGGACAGCATATACCATATTTTTTTTGACAGTGTAAATAAAGATTACATGATATACAGTTATAAAGATATGAATAATTGTATAGTTAAGATTAAAAAATTGCCCAATGGAATAAATTTTGATAAATCGAAATCGTCTTACAGGAATAATAAAATATCATTCAATGCTATCGGCAAACCTCTTCCACATCCGTGTACCATCACATTGAAAAATAGTTTCGGACAGCACCGGAGCATTACGATAGCCATAGCGACAGATTATATAGGCATTAAAAATGAATAG
- a CDS encoding prepilin peptidase, protein MLLLYVFVFLFGLITGSFLNVCIYRIPMNESLIFPPSHCMRCGGKIAWYDLFPVVSFIILNGRCRKCGGKIPLQYPLVEFASGVVFLICFLKFGFSVIFIKSIFLLSVLIIVSFIDFEYSVIPGKLIIFLGIVGIILDILGYKSNTSLLNFLYGFILGGGLIFLIVLITGAMGGGDVQLMAAIGIYLGLRLTLLTLLLSFVTGAAAGIVLIILKKKTRRDYIPFGPWISIAAFISVFLGEGMVNWYLSLL, encoded by the coding sequence ATGTTACTTCTATATGTTTTTGTTTTTTTGTTCGGTCTTATCACAGGCAGCTTTCTGAATGTCTGCATATACAGGATTCCAATGAATGAATCTCTTATCTTTCCTCCTTCGCACTGTATGAGATGTGGCGGCAAAATAGCGTGGTATGATCTTTTCCCTGTTGTAAGTTTTATCATATTGAATGGAAGATGCAGAAAATGCGGTGGGAAAATACCTCTACAGTATCCCTTGGTGGAGTTTGCGTCAGGAGTCGTATTTTTGATTTGCTTCTTAAAGTTCGGTTTTTCGGTTATTTTTATAAAGAGCATATTCTTGTTATCAGTGCTTATTATAGTTTCATTTATCGACTTCGAATACAGCGTTATTCCAGGCAAGCTTATTATTTTTTTAGGTATTGTTGGAATAATTTTAGATATACTGGGGTATAAATCAAATACAAGCCTGCTGAACTTTTTATATGGGTTTATTTTAGGAGGAGGACTAATATTCTTAATAGTACTAATAACCGGAGCCATGGGCGGAGGAGACGTACAGCTCATGGCAGCTATAGGCATTTACTTAGGGCTAAGGCTAACTTTGCTTACCCTTCTCCTTTCATTTGTAACAGGGGCTGCAGCAGGCATCGTGCTTATAATACTCAAGAAAAAAACACGCAGGGATTATATACCTTTTGGGCCGTGGATTTCAATAGCGGCTTTTATATCTGTTTTCTTGGGGGAAGGAATGGTTAACTGGTATTTATCCTTGCTCTAA
- a CDS encoding prepilin-type N-terminal cleavage/methylation domain-containing protein, translating into MFKRLKNQKGFTLIELIAVMAILGILALVIVPKVSNYGKNANVTRAKADLATVKNAIERYNAEHDIALTDDDMLGSYNVKSVLTTKKEDGYGPYIDKIPDEWSAKTIKQIMEGNPSKVDIKDSVAFFEQ; encoded by the coding sequence ATGTTTAAAAGATTAAAAAATCAAAAGGGTTTTACTCTGATTGAACTTATTGCTGTAATGGCAATACTTGGAATACTTGCGCTTGTCATAGTACCAAAAGTATCGAACTATGGGAAAAATGCAAATGTAACCAGGGCAAAGGCCGATCTTGCGACTGTAAAGAATGCCATAGAGAGATACAATGCAGAGCATGACATAGCTTTAACAGATGATGATATGCTTGGCAGCTATAATGTTAAAAGTGTATTGACGACAAAAAAAGAAGATGGATACGGACCATACATAGACAAAATACCTGACGAATGGTCAGCAAAAACTATTAAGCAAATTATGGAAGGAAACCCATCAAAGGTCGATATTAAAGATAGTGTAGCTTTTTTTGAGCAATAA
- a CDS encoding type II secretion system F family protein yields MPEFVYKAQSPAGKLIKGNMDGSDEMFVIQCLKRNGYYPVEVNKAYASKDIKIAIFSKVGMRDIAIFCRQFATMISAGLTVVSSLDILYRQTGKKKLKQVIKDTLEQVQKGKILSESMAEHKEFPQLLINMVEAGEASGQLDRILDRMAVYYEKENNLRQKVKSAMSYPSVVSAVAICVVAFLVTKVLPTFSSMYSSFNAQLPMPTRLLLAVSYGISHYWMIILISIVSLAYFVRWYSSSKKGRYVYHKLKLEIPVFGKIEKKIITARFARTLSILLSSGIPVIQAMDIVGKAITNAVIENGIEKCKECMKRGIGVAKPLLTVGIFPEMLIQMINVGEESGSLDSMLQKTADYYDEEVDACVSSLTTLIEPFIIVLLAIVVGFIIIGMVIPMFDMYKYMSV; encoded by the coding sequence ATGCCTGAATTTGTATATAAAGCGCAGAGTCCTGCGGGAAAACTTATAAAGGGAAATATGGATGGTTCTGACGAGATGTTTGTCATACAGTGCCTTAAAAGAAATGGCTATTATCCCGTGGAAGTGAATAAGGCTTATGCTTCAAAGGATATAAAAATTGCCATTTTTTCAAAAGTTGGCATGAGAGATATCGCGATATTTTGCAGACAGTTTGCTACTATGATATCCGCAGGGCTTACAGTAGTATCATCCCTTGACATACTTTACAGGCAGACAGGAAAGAAGAAATTGAAGCAGGTTATAAAAGATACACTGGAACAGGTTCAAAAGGGCAAGATTCTATCCGAATCGATGGCAGAGCATAAGGAATTTCCGCAGCTTTTGATAAATATGGTTGAAGCAGGCGAGGCTTCAGGGCAATTAGACAGGATATTGGACAGGATGGCTGTATATTACGAAAAAGAAAACAATCTAAGGCAAAAAGTAAAATCAGCCATGTCGTACCCATCTGTTGTGTCTGCAGTTGCAATATGTGTAGTTGCCTTTCTTGTAACAAAGGTACTGCCTACTTTTTCATCCATGTACAGCAGTTTTAATGCTCAGCTTCCAATGCCGACGCGGCTGCTTCTTGCTGTCAGTTACGGGATATCTCATTACTGGATGATTATTCTTATTTCAATAGTATCTTTGGCGTACTTCGTAAGATGGTACTCAAGTTCCAAAAAGGGAAGGTATGTATACCACAAGCTTAAACTGGAAATACCCGTTTTCGGTAAAATAGAAAAAAAGATAATAACGGCGAGATTTGCGAGGACTCTTTCAATACTTTTATCGAGTGGTATACCTGTTATTCAGGCTATGGATATCGTAGGCAAGGCCATAACTAATGCCGTAATAGAAAATGGAATAGAAAAGTGCAAAGAATGTATGAAAAGGGGCATAGGTGTAGCGAAACCGCTTCTTACGGTAGGGATTTTTCCTGAGATGCTCATACAGATGATAAATGTCGGTGAGGAGTCGGGTTCCCTCGATAGCATGCTCCAGAAGACGGCGGATTATTATGATGAAGAGGTGGACGCTTGTGTATCTTCTCTGACAACTCTTATAGAGCCCTTCATAATAGTGTTGCTGGCGATTGTAGTTGGATTTATTATAATAGGCATGGTTATCCCTATGTTTGACATGTACAAATATATGTCAGTATGA
- a CDS encoding type IV pilus twitching motility protein PilT, giving the protein MDLDDLLMKTMDLKASDLHLTVGIPPTVRVNGNLEQLDYEKLMPKDTEAFARTILNEEQFNKYRSIGEIDASYSLPGVGRFRVNVYRQRGSDALALRAVGLKIPTLEELGHPSIVSELTTRNKGLILVTGPTGSGKSTTLAAMIDEINRSRTAHIITLEDPIEYLHKHGKSIINQREIGHDTKSYANALRAALREDPDVILVGEMRDLETISIAVTAAETGHLVLSTLHTVGASKTIDRIVDVFPPYQQQQIKIQLSAVLEGIISQQLIEKADKSGRVAALEILIATAAVRNLIREGKTHQIDSMVQTGSKYGMKSMDMSLVELYRKGLISKDSVLSYCVDKEMASRLINI; this is encoded by the coding sequence ATGGATTTAGATGATCTTCTTATGAAAACTATGGATTTAAAGGCTTCCGATTTGCACCTTACGGTTGGCATACCGCCGACAGTCAGGGTGAATGGGAACCTTGAGCAATTAGATTATGAAAAATTGATGCCGAAAGATACGGAAGCATTTGCAAGAACTATCTTAAACGAAGAGCAATTTAATAAGTACAGATCAATTGGAGAGATCGATGCTTCATATTCACTGCCCGGAGTAGGCAGGTTCAGGGTAAATGTATACCGTCAAAGAGGTTCGGATGCTCTGGCATTGAGGGCCGTTGGACTTAAAATTCCAACTCTCGAGGAACTTGGACATCCTTCTATTGTAAGCGAACTGACAACAAGAAACAAGGGACTTATACTTGTTACCGGGCCTACAGGCAGTGGTAAGTCTACGACACTTGCTGCGATGATCGATGAAATAAACAGGAGCAGGACTGCACATATTATAACCCTTGAGGATCCTATAGAATATTTGCATAAACACGGGAAAAGCATAATCAATCAAAGAGAGATAGGACATGACACGAAGAGTTATGCAAATGCGCTTCGTGCGGCTCTGCGGGAGGACCCGGACGTAATACTCGTAGGAGAAATGAGGGATTTAGAAACGATATCCATCGCTGTTACTGCGGCAGAAACAGGGCACCTTGTGCTTTCAACTCTGCATACTGTCGGTGCGTCTAAGACTATAGACAGGATTGTGGATGTATTCCCACCGTATCAGCAGCAGCAGATAAAAATACAGCTTTCCGCTGTGCTCGAGGGAATTATTTCACAACAGCTTATTGAAAAGGCCGATAAAAGCGGAAGGGTGGCCGCGCTTGAAATATTGATAGCAACGGCGGCGGTAAGAAACCTTATAAGGGAAGGCAAGACACACCAGATAGATTCGATGGTGCAGACAGGTTCGAAATACGGCATGAAATCCATGGACATGTCTTTGGTGGAACTTTACAGAAAAGGGCTGATAAGCAAAGATTCCGTCCTTTCATACTGTGTTGATAAAGAAATGGCTTCAAGATTGATTAATATTTAA
- a CDS encoding ATPase, T2SS/T4P/T4SS family: MARKFAKESLERLLIESGRITRDDLKNALDEQAKTGKRFEEILVKKNKISEEEMLEILGGSLGIKHVELEKISIDADIAKSIPYALANKYNLIPLNIKKDKIVVAMSNPLNLFAIDDVKFATGYEVEPVIASKAEIKKQLDKIYIKQSAEKAAEDLKMEFTGMRKDAADLEDKNAINNAPAVRLVNSIISQAIKDRASDIHIEPFEKYVKIRFRIDGELREVMRVAKNVQSAVITRIKIMSSLNIAERRIPQDGRIMLNIDGKDMDVRISILPTVFGEKAVMRLLNRTNFLVPKTNLGFSDDDLKKVESMIKRPYGILLITGPTGSGKSTTMYALINELNTVGRNIVTIEDPVEYMMEGINQINVNTKAGLTFASGLRSILRQDPDVIMIGEIRDNETAEIAIRAAITGHLVLATLHTNDAPSSVTRLIDMGIQSFLVSSSLIGIIAQRLVRKICNNCKYEYEANETEKRVLGVDAGEKLMLHRGKGCGICNHTGYYQRCGVFEIMEFTRIQRNAIDTGKSLDDLRNISIDAGMKTLFKSCRRLVLSGITTIDELLKTTYINE, from the coding sequence TTGGCAAGAAAATTTGCAAAAGAGAGTCTGGAAAGGCTGCTCATAGAGTCGGGCAGAATAACACGGGACGATTTAAAAAATGCCCTTGATGAGCAGGCAAAAACCGGAAAAAGGTTTGAAGAAATATTAGTTAAAAAAAACAAAATATCCGAAGAGGAAATGCTTGAGATATTGGGGGGTTCCCTTGGTATAAAACATGTAGAGCTTGAGAAAATTTCGATAGATGCCGATATCGCAAAAAGTATCCCTTATGCCCTTGCGAATAAATATAATTTAATACCTCTGAATATAAAAAAAGATAAAATAGTGGTTGCAATGTCCAATCCTTTAAATTTATTCGCTATTGATGACGTAAAATTTGCAACAGGTTATGAAGTCGAACCGGTTATAGCATCGAAGGCTGAAATAAAAAAGCAACTCGATAAAATCTATATAAAGCAAAGCGCTGAAAAGGCAGCCGAGGATCTAAAAATGGAATTTACCGGCATGAGAAAAGATGCTGCGGATTTGGAAGACAAAAATGCGATCAATAACGCTCCTGCCGTAAGGCTTGTTAATTCTATAATATCCCAGGCTATTAAAGACCGGGCATCGGACATACATATTGAGCCATTTGAAAAATATGTAAAAATACGGTTCAGAATTGACGGAGAACTTCGGGAGGTTATGAGAGTTGCAAAGAATGTTCAGTCGGCCGTGATAACACGGATAAAAATAATGTCCAGCCTGAACATAGCTGAAAGGCGTATTCCTCAAGATGGCAGAATAATGCTTAACATCGACGGCAAGGATATGGATGTGAGGATATCGATACTTCCTACGGTATTTGGCGAAAAAGCGGTGATGAGGCTTTTAAACAGGACAAATTTTCTGGTTCCCAAAACGAATCTCGGATTTAGCGATGACGATTTAAAGAAAGTGGAGTCCATGATAAAAAGGCCGTATGGTATTTTGCTCATAACAGGACCTACGGGAAGCGGCAAAAGTACGACGATGTATGCTCTGATTAATGAACTTAATACTGTTGGCAGGAATATCGTTACAATAGAGGACCCTGTCGAATATATGATGGAAGGTATAAACCAGATCAATGTGAATACGAAAGCAGGTCTTACATTTGCCTCCGGATTAAGGTCCATACTGAGGCAGGATCCCGATGTAATTATGATAGGTGAAATAAGAGACAACGAGACTGCTGAAATAGCTATAAGAGCTGCAATAACGGGGCATTTGGTACTTGCGACACTTCACACAAATGATGCGCCAAGCTCGGTTACAAGGCTTATAGATATGGGCATACAATCTTTTTTAGTATCTTCATCGCTTATAGGAATAATAGCTCAAAGGCTGGTTAGGAAGATTTGCAATAACTGCAAATATGAATATGAAGCAAATGAAACAGAAAAAAGAGTACTGGGAGTGGATGCCGGGGAAAAATTGATGCTACATAGAGGAAAAGGATGCGGTATATGCAACCATACAGGTTATTATCAGCGTTGTGGTGTATTTGAGATAATGGAATTCACCAGGATACAAAGGAATGCTATAGATACAGGTAAAAGTTTAGACGACCTTAGAAATATCAGTATCGATGCAGGAATGAAGACGCTTTTTAAAAGCTGCAGGAGGCTGGTTTTAAGCGGTATTACTACAATAGACGAGTTACTGAAGACAACATATATAAATGAATAA
- the sigK gene encoding RNA polymerase sporulation sigma factor SigK: MGVNHVLIEFLASLLFASDKIVLLLSYVTNSNSFPKPLTEEEEKMYIEKFKEGDEEARNILVERNLRLVAHIVKKYNYTGKEVDDLISVGTIGLIKAISTFDNSKGTRLATYAARCIENEILMIIRSNKKCKSEVFLQDPIGVDKEGNEISLMDVLGTDSDTVVDEVENKIQTKKLYTKMASTLKGREKIILELRYGLISGKSKTQREIAQMLGISRSYVSRIEKRALKKLGKELNPESCK; this comes from the coding sequence ATGGGGGTGAATCATGTGCTTATTGAATTTCTGGCCTCGCTTTTATTTGCATCGGACAAAATTGTCCTTTTGCTTTCATATGTTACAAATAGCAATTCATTCCCAAAACCTCTTACAGAAGAAGAGGAAAAAATGTATATTGAAAAGTTCAAAGAAGGGGATGAAGAGGCACGGAATATACTTGTCGAACGGAACCTTAGATTGGTTGCGCATATTGTAAAAAAATACAACTATACCGGGAAAGAAGTTGACGATTTAATATCGGTAGGTACTATTGGCCTTATCAAAGCCATAAGTACATTCGATAACAGCAAGGGCACCAGGCTCGCAACCTATGCAGCGAGATGCATAGAAAACGAGATCTTAATGATTATTCGTTCTAACAAGAAATGCAAATCGGAAGTATTCCTTCAAGACCCCATAGGAGTCGATAAGGAGGGAAATGAAATATCGCTTATGGATGTACTTGGAACCGACAGCGATACTGTAGTCGATGAAGTTGAAAACAAGATTCAGACAAAAAAACTATACACCAAGATGGCTTCTACGCTAAAGGGAAGAGAAAAAATAATACTCGAGCTGAGATATGGCCTTATAAGCGGGAAGAGCAAAACCCAGAGGGAGATTGCACAAATGCTCGGAATATCAAGATCATATGTATCAAGAATAGAGAAAAGAGCTTTAAAAAAACTCGGAAAAGAGTTAAACCCCGAGAGCTGTAAATAA
- a CDS encoding U32 family peptidase, whose translation MEKLELLAPAGNMEKLKVAIEYGADAVYFGGSSYGLRAFAGNFTDDEIASAVSYCHERGKKAYITVNIFPHNEDLKGLDSYLKFLEDSKVDAILVSDPGVFEIARETVPDMEIHLSTQANNVNYKSAIFWYNLGVKRVVLARELSLDEIKEIRQHTPKALELEAFVHGAMCISYSGRCLLSSYMTGRDSNMGECAHPCRYKYYLMEEKRPGQYMPVFEDDKGTYIMNSKDLCMIEHIPELAEAGITSFKIEGRMKSSFYVATTVKAYREAIDEYLLEGKDFRLNPAWMDALNKSSHREFSTGFYFKNPGQIYENSSYIRDYDIVGIVKGYDAKRHIAEIEQRNRLYKGETVEVFSHHMDGFKLKIEKMIDEDGNEIDVAPHPQMKYYIRCEKCLRPLDMLIRPKSED comes from the coding sequence ATGGAAAAGTTAGAACTCCTTGCACCAGCGGGAAATATGGAAAAACTAAAAGTTGCGATAGAATACGGGGCTGATGCCGTTTATTTCGGCGGTTCATCGTATGGCCTGCGTGCATTCGCCGGAAATTTTACGGATGATGAGATAGCATCTGCAGTTTCCTATTGCCATGAAAGAGGGAAGAAGGCCTATATTACAGTCAATATATTTCCGCATAATGAAGATTTGAAAGGATTGGATAGCTATCTGAAGTTTTTGGAGGATTCAAAGGTGGATGCCATATTAGTTTCTGACCCGGGCGTCTTTGAGATCGCAAGGGAAACAGTACCGGATATGGAAATACATTTAAGCACACAGGCGAATAATGTAAACTATAAATCTGCCATATTTTGGTATAATCTTGGAGTTAAAAGGGTAGTGCTTGCAAGAGAACTTTCATTAGATGAAATAAAAGAGATACGCCAGCATACGCCGAAAGCGCTGGAACTTGAAGCCTTTGTCCACGGTGCGATGTGTATTTCGTATTCAGGACGATGCCTTTTAAGCAGCTATATGACCGGAAGAGATTCAAACATGGGCGAATGCGCCCATCCATGCAGGTACAAATATTACTTGATGGAAGAGAAGAGACCGGGACAGTATATGCCTGTTTTTGAGGATGATAAAGGAACATATATAATGAATTCAAAGGATCTCTGTATGATAGAGCATATCCCCGAATTAGCCGAGGCAGGTATAACAAGCTTCAAAATAGAAGGCAGGATGAAAAGCTCTTTTTATGTTGCCACAACGGTTAAGGCTTACAGAGAGGCTATCGATGAATACTTACTTGAGGGAAAAGATTTCAGGCTCAATCCTGCATGGATGGATGCTCTCAATAAATCCAGCCACAGGGAATTTTCAACAGGCTTTTATTTTAAAAATCCTGGTCAGATATATGAAAACAGTTCATATATAAGGGATTATGATATAGTCGGGATTGTAAAAGGATATGATGCCAAGAGGCATATAGCCGAGATTGAACAGAGAAACAGATTATACAAAGGTGAAACGGTGGAAGTTTTCAGCCATCACATGGATGGTTTCAAATTAAAAATAGAAAAAATGATTGACGAAGACGGAAATGAAATAGATGTGGCGCCCCACCCGCAGATGAAATATTATATACGCTGTGAAAAATGCCTGAGACCTTTGGATATGCTGATAAGGCCAAAGAGCGAAGACTAA